In Pirellulales bacterium, the genomic window AAAATGCCGGCCAGGTCGATGCTGCCCCCGGTCGGCGCTTGCGTGTGCGCCAGCGGCAGCCAGGTGTGCAGCGGAACCAGCGGCACTTTCACCGCAAAGCCGGCCACCAGCGCGAAAAAAATCAGCAACTGCAAATGGCCATGCGCGGCATCCATGGGAATGGGATATTTCCCCAACACCTCGTGCAATTGCGGAATGGAAAACGTCAATTCGCCCGACGCGCTGTAGGCCCACAGCACGATGCCAATCAGGCCCAGCAGCGCAATCACGCTGCCTGTGAACGTGAATAAAAAGAACTTGTTGGCCGCGTATCGCCGCTCCTCGTGCCCCCAAATGCCGATCAAAAAATAAAGCGGAATCAGCGTAAACTCGAAGAAGATGTAAAACAAAATAATGTCGCGCGCGGAAAACACGCCGATCATGCCGCATTCCAGCAGCAACAGCAGCGCGTAAAATCCCCCGGGCCGATCCTGCACCGCATCCCAACTCACCAACACGGCGGTAAATGTCAGCAGCGCCGACAGGCCGAACATCCACACGCTCAGGCCATCCAGCCCGAAGGCAAAATGAATTTTCGCCGCCTCGCCCAGCCAATTGAATTCCTGGACTGCGTAATTGCCTTTCAACCCTTGGTCGATCCAATACTCGACGCACAAATGAGCGGCCAGCGCCAGCGTTATTCCTGCAGCGATAAGCGCGACCAGCCGCACGGCTTGTTTACCCTGCCAGGCAAACAACCATGCCACCAAAGCGCCGATGGCCGGCAGCAAAATCGTCGCTAAAAGAATGTTGTTCATGAAAAAACCGCCCACTGACCTCTACTCACCACTCACTCCTCACCACTCACCCATGTCAGCCCGGCCATAAAATCAGCGCGCCAATCAGCACCAGCAGGCCCAGCATCATGGCCAAGGCATAAAACTGCACCATGCCATTTTGCAGCGAGCGCAGCATCGAGCCGCACACGCCGGGAATGGCCCCCACAAAATTCACCAAGGCGTCGATCACATGCCGATCGACCCAGTAACTCACGGCCGCCAAAATCCGCAGCGGCCACACAATGAACACCCCATAAATCTGGTCGATGAAAAACTTGCCGTACGAAAGCGCGTACAACGGGCTCAGCAATCGGCCCAACCACTCCGCTTGCGTCCGACCTCCCAAATACAAATAGGCCGCCAGGCTAATGCCCACGATCACCACGCCGGTGCTCAGCGCCGAAATGCCGAATTCCAATTTCGGCTCTTCGGCGGTTTTCGCGATGGCCTGGTATGCCAAAGACGGCGTCTGTTTCAAAAAGTCCAAAATGCCGTGCGTCAGGCCGTAATAGCCGCCAACCAGCGCCGCCGGCACGGCCAAAATCAAAAGCGGCACGGTCATCGCCCGCGGCGATTCATGGGCATGGTGCCCCGCCTCGTGCGGAATTCTTTCTTCGCCGTAAAACGTCATGAAGAAAGCACGGAACGTGTAGAACGCCGTCAGCCCGGCCGTAAATACCCCCACCCCATACAGCACGCCGTACAGGACGTGGGCGAAGCCTTCGGCATGCAGCGATTTATCGCGCACGGCACCCAAAATTTCGTCCTTGCTCCAAAATCCCGAGAACGGAAACAATCCCGCCAGCGCCAAGCAGCCGATTAAAAACGTTCCGCAGGTGATGGGCATCAGCCGCCGCAGCCCGCCAAAGCGCCGCATGTCGATCACGCCTCCCATGGCGTGCATTACGCTGCCGGCGCCCAAAAACAACAACGCCTTAAAAAACGCATGCGTGAACAAATGGAACATGCCGGCCACAATGCCTAACAGCGAACCGGTGCCCAAGCTCAGAAACATGTAGCCCAACTGGCTGATCGTGGAATAGGCCAGCACGCGCTTCAAATCGTTCTGTGTAATGGCAATGATGGCGGCCAAAATGGCCGTAAACCCGCCGATGGTGGCCACCACCATTTGCGCCGTCACGGGCGAACCGTTTATTGTGAACCAAGGCGTGCCGGCCGATGCCATAAACAGCGGCGTGCAACGCGTCACCATGTACACGCCGGCCGTCACCATCGTGGCCGCATGAATCAGCGCGCTCACCGGCGTGGGGCCTTCCATGGCATCGGGCAGCCACACATGCAGCGGAAACTGCGCGCTTTTGCCGCACGCGCCGGCCATCAGCAGCAAGCATATCGCCACGGCCACGCCGCCGCTGGCATACAGGGCCGGATTGGCCAGCCGAGTTTGTCCCAGCACGCCGGCCACCTGTTGCACCGCGCCATGGGCAGCGGTGATTTGCGTATCGTGAAAATTCAACGTGCCGTACGTCGTCCAAATCAGAAAAATGCCGATGGCAAAGCCGAAATCTCCCACGCGGTTGACCAGAAAGGCTTTCATTCCCGCCGCCGCGGCCGCGGGCTTCTCGTACCAAAAGCCGACCAGCAAATAACTGCACAATCCCACGGCTTCCCAAAACGTGTACAGCAGCAAGAAATTGCTGACCGAAACCAGCATCGTCATCGAGAACACAAACAGCGCAATGTAACAGAAGAACCGCGGATAGCCGGGATCGCCGTGCATGTACCCGCTGGCGTAAATCGCCACCAGCGTGGAAATGAACGTCACCATGCAGAGCATGAAGCATGTCAGCGGATCGGCCCGCAGCGTAATGTCAATCGTAAAGTTGTGCGGTGTGACAGGCACGATGGCGGCTGACGATGTATTGGCTGTTGGCCGAGGCGTGTAAGCATTACTCACATCGGCCCAGGTCCACAGGGTGCAAACGTGTTCGTAACCAACGCGCCCCTGGCCGCCATTCAGCGATTCGCTCGATTGTGCCTGTACACTGAACAGCAAAGGCACACTCAGCGCAAACGAGCCGGCAAACGCCAACACCACCGGCCAGTGGCTGAATCGCCCCAGCGCACGGCCGAAAAACGCCAGCAGCAAAAACGCCGCCAGCGGCAATGCGGGAATCAAAACTAGCAGGGTATCCATCATGAATGTTGTTTGAAAATCGCATATTTAACCCCCGGTCAGTGACCGAGGGCTAACTAGCTACACATGACTCCGATGTGTTTCTTCTTCCACATCCGCTTTCGGCTCCAAGCCGGCCGGTGTCAGGTGCGGCCAATGCGGAGTGATTTCGGCCACCGCCGGCAATTCGTGATCCACATAGGCCGGCAAATTGCTTTCCCGTAGTTCGTCCCACGCGGCAATGTCCAAGTTATCGCGCCGCTGGAACAGCATCAGCACCAGCGCGAGCGCCAATGCCGCCTCGCAGGCGGCCACAGTGAGAATAAAAATGACGAACACCTGCCCGTCCCAGTTGTTGTGCCACCGGCCCCACGCCACCAGGCTGACCGATACGCCCTGCAACATCATTTCGGCGCACAAAAACATGACAATCATGTTTCGTCGGCTTAAAAAGCCAACCAGCCCAATGCAAAACAGGGCCGCGCCCACCAACAGCGAATTTTGCAATAGAGCGGCTTCGTTCATCGGGCTGACTCCTGCAATTGCGTTTTTTCGCCGCCGCCCGCTTGCGATGAACGCGTCTTTTTCAAATTCGTCTGCGCACCTTCCGCTTGGTGCTTTGCCTCCGCCGCCTGCTGACCACGCTGAGCGCTGACAATCGCCGTCGCTCCCACCAGGGCAATCAGCAGCAGCGTCCCGGCCACTTCGACGGCAATTAAATGCCGCCCGAACAATTCCGCCCCCAGCCGCGCCACGTGATCGGGCACAAGCACATCTTGTTGCAGCGTTGCCTCAGCCGGACCCTGAACTTGGTTCAGGCCCAGTTTGCCGATCGTGACCGACAAAATTGCCAACAGCACCGTGCCCGCTGCGGCGCCCAATAGCGCTTCCCAACTGACCCGGTCGTAATACGCGTCCCCCTTGGGATGAGCCAACATCAGCACGAACAAAAACGTCACCAAAATGGCGCCGGCGTAAACCACGATGGTGGCTACGGCCAAAAACTGCGCGCCCTGCACCATGAAAATGCCCGCCGTGCCTGTCAGCGTCATGGCAAACCACACGGCACAATAGACCGGACTGCGAAACGTCACCGTGCACGCCGCCGCGGCGACCGTGACCGCGCTCAAAATCCAAAACACCACATTGCTGCTCCACAGGCCCAGCGGCAACAACCGCGAACCGAGCAGGCCCAGGGCGACAATCCCCAGCACGGCGCCGACGGCCCGGCCTTTGGCGCTTCCGCGCGGCAGCATCAGCCACAGCGCCAGCCCAGCCAAAATCAGTCCCCATGCCAACGGATGAAGCTGCACGATTGGCGCGATCACCCGATTCCATCCCGTTGGCGGCGCAGCCGGCGTCGCTGCCTCGGCAGCATCCGCCGCCAGCAAAAAGCACCGGCACAGCGGTTCGAAAATGGCCGACGTTGCGCCCGTCATACCGTGCCTCCCAGCGCAATCGATTTCATCGGCTCGGCATCCTTGGTAATGTCGTACACGCTCAGCAGCTTCTCCTTGTCGAACACCATTTCCTCGCGGCTGCGGCCGGTCAGATCCAGCAGACTGGTCAACTCGATGGCATCGACCGGGCACGCTTCCTCGCACATGCCGCAGAAAATGCAACGCAGCTCGTCAATTTGAAAGCTCTCGCAGTATTTTTCCCGGTCGGGCCATGGGCTGGGCGCCGCCACAATGTCGATGCAATGCGCCGGACAGGCCGTGCTGCACAAAAAGCACGCCACGCACTTTACCCGTCCTTCGTGATCTTTATTCAGCCGATGCACGCCGCGATAAATGAGCGGATTGCCAATTTTTGGCCGCTCCTCCGGAAAGCTGACCGTCACCTTCGGGCTGAACAAGTGCTTCACCGTGGTCGATAAGCCCTGCACGACAAGCGGTAAATACATGCGCCCCGCCAAGCCGAGCTTGGGTTCTTCAATCCATTTGATGTTCGGATCATCCGGCTTCATGGCGCAAGCTCGCTTTCTGCGTCGAAGGGAAGCGCCGTCGGCCGCGGAGTGTTATCGGTCGCCAGCGGCGCAAGAATTCCAGCCACAACCCACGCCGCCAGTGTGACGCCCCAACTCAAGATGATCGTGACCCACAGGCTGCTGATGCCAATTGATTTTGCCAGCGGCTCGCCGTATTCCACCAGCGCCGCGGTAACAACCAGGTTGACCAGCCCCAGCGGCACCATCACTTTCCAGGCCAGCGACATGAGTTGATCGA contains:
- the nuoL gene encoding NADH-quinone oxidoreductase subunit L — translated: MMDTLLVLIPALPLAAFLLLAFFGRALGRFSHWPVVLAFAGSFALSVPLLFSVQAQSSESLNGGQGRVGYEHVCTLWTWADVSNAYTPRPTANTSSAAIVPVTPHNFTIDITLRADPLTCFMLCMVTFISTLVAIYASGYMHGDPGYPRFFCYIALFVFSMTMLVSVSNFLLLYTFWEAVGLCSYLLVGFWYEKPAAAAAGMKAFLVNRVGDFGFAIGIFLIWTTYGTLNFHDTQITAAHGAVQQVAGVLGQTRLANPALYASGGVAVAICLLLMAGACGKSAQFPLHVWLPDAMEGPTPVSALIHAATMVTAGVYMVTRCTPLFMASAGTPWFTINGSPVTAQMVVATIGGFTAILAAIIAITQNDLKRVLAYSTISQLGYMFLSLGTGSLLGIVAGMFHLFTHAFFKALLFLGAGSVMHAMGGVIDMRRFGGLRRLMPITCGTFLIGCLALAGLFPFSGFWSKDEILGAVRDKSLHAEGFAHVLYGVLYGVGVFTAGLTAFYTFRAFFMTFYGEERIPHEAGHHAHESPRAMTVPLLILAVPAALVGGYYGLTHGILDFLKQTPSLAYQAIAKTAEEPKLEFGISALSTGVVIVGISLAAYLYLGGRTQAEWLGRLLSPLYALSYGKFFIDQIYGVFIVWPLRILAAVSYWVDRHVIDALVNFVGAIPGVCGSMLRSLQNGMVQFYALAMMLGLLVLIGALILWPG
- the nuoK gene encoding NADH-quinone oxidoreductase subunit NuoK yields the protein MNEAALLQNSLLVGAALFCIGLVGFLSRRNMIVMFLCAEMMLQGVSVSLVAWGRWHNNWDGQVFVIFILTVAACEAALALALVLMLFQRRDNLDIAAWDELRESNLPAYVDHELPAVAEITPHWPHLTPAGLEPKADVEEETHRSHV
- a CDS encoding NADH-quinone oxidoreductase subunit J, yielding MTGATSAIFEPLCRCFLLAADAAEAATPAAPPTGWNRVIAPIVQLHPLAWGLILAGLALWLMLPRGSAKGRAVGAVLGIVALGLLGSRLLPLGLWSSNVVFWILSAVTVAAAACTVTFRSPVYCAVWFAMTLTGTAGIFMVQGAQFLAVATIVVYAGAILVTFLFVLMLAHPKGDAYYDRVSWEALLGAAAGTVLLAILSVTIGKLGLNQVQGPAEATLQQDVLVPDHVARLGAELFGRHLIAVEVAGTLLLIALVGATAIVSAQRGQQAAEAKHQAEGAQTNLKKTRSSQAGGGEKTQLQESAR
- a CDS encoding NADH-quinone oxidoreductase subunit I, with amino-acid sequence MKPDDPNIKWIEEPKLGLAGRMYLPLVVQGLSTTVKHLFSPKVTVSFPEERPKIGNPLIYRGVHRLNKDHEGRVKCVACFLCSTACPAHCIDIVAAPSPWPDREKYCESFQIDELRCIFCGMCEEACPVDAIELTSLLDLTGRSREEMVFDKEKLLSVYDITKDAEPMKSIALGGTV